DNA from Dama dama isolate Ldn47 chromosome 5, ASM3311817v1, whole genome shotgun sequence:
AAGGCCTTCTCCTGCGTGATCTTGTTTGCCTGTCACATCAGccctgggaggaaggaaggacagagcTTCAACTCTGGCCCGACAGGACAGACGAAGGACGTGCATATGCTCTCAAGGGCTGCTGcatggcagggctgggaggaggccTCTTCTCTCCCGACACAAGGCCTGCTCTATCTTCCCCCTCACTCTGCTTCTCATGCCCACATCAACCACAAATCTCGCGAGGCAGAAAACGGGGCTCCTCCAGGTTTCACTCTGCCCTGTGAGCCCTGATCAGGGGCCCTGATTTTGTTACAGCACTCCTGACTgcaaggggtgggggagaaatAGGTACTCAGTCAATCCTCCCTGTGGAGCACTCCCCATACCCCTGTCTGTGTCAAGGTCAGATTTGCTTAAAGGCAAGGGATGTGTTTTCTACAGTGGCCATTGGCATGTGCCACCCTGGACCACCACCAGATGTTCACATCTTTGTTTTCCACCTTGTGAGTGGTGACAGCTGACTGAGCCAAACTGCCCAAGAGCAGGGTTTCCAAGAGTGCCAAGGCCCCTTGCTGCTTGGGTGGATGGAGAGGGGCTTATTCTCAGAACTCGGCAATTACTGAGGACTCTGGATGAGATTCTGGTACCCTTCGTTAGCTGTCAGGACACTGCACGCAACTGTAAAGTAGTGGCTCATTAAAAAGGCTCTAAAATAACTAACTTTGAAGAGTCACTGCCATTCATCTTCCTTCTCGAATACTAAGTCAACATTCAACAACTTTACCATCGCTACTGCGAATGATGGcttgtctggtggctcagacagtaaagaatctgcctgcaatgtgggagacccaggttcgattcctgggttgggaagatcctgtggggaagggcatggctaccgactccagcattcttgtctgggaaattacatggacagaggaggctggtgggctacagtccataggtgcgcagagtcagacacgactgagcaatgaacacacAGTGAATGAACCTTGTTCAGTGCCTGACACCAGTGATGCTCCATATGGTGAATGAGTGATGGATGAATGCGGTTGGCCCCCATGAAACTGGGACTTGCCTTTTAGACCCCCCTAGTTCTGTGATGACCCCCATTTTTGCAGCAGTCCTTGGCAAAGTAAGCATCAGGTCCTAGTCCAGGACCTGGGATACAGACATGAACAAGATATTGACCCTAACCTCACAAGCCCTCACCTGCTCTGGGCCACCATTTCTTCCTGTGAAAAAGGAGAGAACTGGGTTAGACATGCGGTCTCTGGGCCCACGGAGCTTAGGGCCTCAGGGTCTCAAGAAAACCCAACCTACGCCCTCCGAGGCTACACAGGCATGGgaatctatttttaacttttggctGAGATTTCAACACCTCTCAGAATGGCTATCACTAGTTCTCTCCTGCTGCTGAGAAATTCTTACTAGTAGTCTGActatgagaaaatgagaaaatcgATTTGGTAAGAACTCCTAagtgataaataataaatgcatttCCTGGTGGCGAGAAGGTCGGCAGCCTTTGCTAAATGATGGCTCAGGTCCTCAGGGGTTTTATCATTGGGTCGTTCTAGAATTCTAGGTAAATCAAACCCTAAGTGGAAGATAGGGGGAGGAGCGAGGAAACCTGGGCCCAGATGTCTGAACCCCCAAGTTTGGGATATATCAATTCTCCGATCTAAGCCTGCCTCGCCGGGAAAATTCCACGCCCGAATTGTGACGTCAGCCCGTTGCCATGGCAGCGAAGGCAGACATTCCGCGGTGACCTCACTGCAGAACCAGGCAGCTGTCACATGACGCGCGGGCCGGAGACCGGTCGGGCGACAGAGGGCCACCTGTTAAGTGAACCTGGTCGCCCCGACACCGCCCAAGGCCGAGCACCTAGAGGGTGGAGGCCTCGGGCAGGACGCCGGCTGCCCGAGCGGCCCCGGGTCTCCACCACCCAGGGAAGGGAAGGACAGAGCGGGGATGGGGCGGGGTCCGGCCCCTCCACCCCACGCACGAAAGGTGGGCGGTGACTCCAGCCCCCGCCCAGCCCTGGCCCCGGCTTCCGGAGGAGCGACCCCGCCCCGGCTCCCCCCACCCGCGCCTGCCgacgcccccaccccagccctcggGTGGGCGGGGCGCcccggggaggggctggaggggcaTCTCGGGGCCCGGGAGAGGCGACTTACGCGTTGCCCACGTAGATCCTGGGGGTGACCTCGTTGCAGGGCTGGCTCGGGAGGCTGTAGCAGCCGCTGCCATCCGAGAGCAGGTCGTTGAGATCCTGCACGGAGAGCTCGAACGGGCCCGACATGGCGGCGGCAGGGCCCTGCACGCCCGGGCAGCCGCGAGCGAGGGGAGAGCGGCCGGGTCAGCTGGGCGGGGGCTCAGGAGCCGGGGCCCGCCCCGTCCCGCCCCGGAGGCGGGCCCGCAAGGCGCGGGAAGCGGCGAAGCGCGGGCGCCCAGGCGCGCTCAGCTCAGGGAAGTATCCGCGCCGCTTGGCGCCCGGGGAACTCGGGGAAAGACTTTGGGCCTGAGTCCGGGGCGGAAATGCCCCCCTGGAGTTTCCGAGAGTCCTCTTCCCACCCCCCGTTGAGGCATGGACGTTCAGTAACTCCACGGGACTAAATGCAGGGCGCAATAAAAGTTTTTCTTGACCGAGGCTACACCCAAGTGTTGCTTAATTTTCTCTGGATTACAGGGACACCCGGGTTCCGATTGTGAGCTCTGACTGCCTGCTGCGGACCAGCAGCGTTGGCTTCACCCGGGAGCTGGTCAGAAATGCAAAATCTCCGCCCCAGCTCAGACCTGCTAAGTGAGGATGTGCATTTTACAAGCCCGGGATCCCTACGAAGGTTGAAGGCTGAGAAGCCCAACTCGGGGGCacatttcttcctgccttcaatgggAGTTGGCATCGTGCCTAAAGCTTGGGCTCTATGCAGACAAGCATGGCATTCTGGCCCTGGgcagtgacttaacctctctcagcctatttatggggaaaaaaaaaaatggaggtaaTAAAAGCACCTACCTCCTAGAGCCTTATGAAAGATTAAATATAACATTCCAGGAAAGCGCCCAACTTTACATAGCGAGCACTAGGGAGGTGTTCTCCCTCTCTTCATCAGCAAACGGTGTAGCGCACCCACTAGGTGCTGCACCTCCTAGAGCAGCTGCCAGCCCACTACAAGCCACATGATGTCAGCAACTCATCATTTACTGAGGTCCCGCTACCAGCAAATGACCATCCTCCTCCACTGGCGTGAAAATGGCAGATGTCCCCACCCTCCAAAGagcaactgtggtgctgggaatTCAGGAAACCCACATCCCAAGCCCACTTCTGCCACTAACTTTCTCTAGAGCAGTTTGGTTGTTGCTctggacttcagtttcctcatctgcaaaatgaagacaTTGAATCAAATTATCATTAAGGATCTTCTATTGATATCTCCCAATAGCTGTAGTCTCACACCTTCAGGGAAACCATTGCAGTGGAGACTAAACTTACAGCCCAAGGTGTATAACCAAGGCTGGTTTTCTCcaatctcccacccccaccccatgccttCGCAACCCCTTCCAGACAACACACTTTTTCCTGCTGCTGTTGGTGGcacctgcattccaggcaggtgGGAAATCTGAGCTTCGGTCCTCATCTTGACTTGGACCTAGGTTAACTTTCAAAAGAGAAGCCCGGGGACAACCAGGCATGCTCCACTGCCCCTCTTTCTTCCCTGGGGACCTGTCCCTGATGTCATAACTGGATAACTATGACAACCCACCATGGACCGCTAAGCACCTcacagaggaaggagcctgggtgCCTCATTTCTGAAGTGAGACTAGGAAGAGAAGATGAACAATTCCCTGGATTATCTGGCATACCCTGTAATTGTCTCTAATCATAGACAGAGTACATCCTTCAGGAAGAAGCTGGATTTTGGCCACTACGCATTTCATAAGAATAGAATACAAATAGGTATGTGGGGTAATTTAAACTGGACACTATGTCTAGGATTCTGAAAGGGCTCACCTTAGAGATATTGATGGTAAACCAGAGCAGTACACAGCTTTGCAATGATATGGCCTTATCTGCTGAGTCTGGTCAAGAGGGCATTAGCATCAGTGACAAAATTTATCTTCCACCAGGGAGTTCCTTTGATGGAAACACTCATTTAAGCACTTTAAAGCCAAAAAtctagacagaggatgagactgcaGCATCCGGTAGCCAGGCTAGTCAtattgggaaggggtgggagaaaGTCTCTTTCATTAGCTTCAAGGAACATTTATgtctgtaaattttatttttctcagcccTCATCATGCTTTCATGTCTGCTCAAAACTCTTCAAAAGATGCCAGTTTGAGAAAGTCAACTAAACCAGAAtccctgaactgaactggttcagAATTCAAACTTGTAATGTTTTAATCAATGTCATTGTATAGAATGTGAGCAGAGTCTCTAAGGCTACCAAGAGGATACCTGTGATATaacatttctctctttccttcctctccagtGAAGCCTACTGTTGATACCAAACCTCCAGCAGcgcacacacatcacattttaaaattgagcAAACTGCAGGTATTTGTTCTTGCCATCTGCAGATGTACCTTATCTATGTCCCAAAGAGGTCCAGTTTCCCAGAGCCTTCTAAATACCCaccactccctcctcctctccataCACCAcccctggattcctcagccctgctCCCAGTTTCCACTGTGGCCCCCAGTTTGCCCCTTTTCCACAATCCCAGAGGAGGGGGATGCTCAACCATTGTGAGAGGGAGCATCATGTAGCAGCGATGATGTCACCGTGGTGGGGTGGGGTTTCTCACCAGGGTGAACAAAAGAGAATCGACAAAATTGAATACGAAAACAAGCAACTGTGTCAAAAAATCGCCAATGCCCACCGAGGCCCCGCCAAGGTGGATTGCTGGAACGAATATTTTTCCAAGAGGTAGTattatttctcttcatttcattttctgaaagtcAAAACTGACTTCCCCCTTGTTGGGTTTTAATACTAGAGGCATACTTAAAGAAAGTTATCCTGAGGGATAACCAAAGAGACCATGTTAAGGAGAAAGAAAACCACCCCAAATAAGAACCTTTCTCCAACGTTGAAGAGCTAACTTTTCTTCCCTAAGAGACTCTTTGGAGTCCTATTTAGAGTTTGTCACAGGAAAGCACTTTTGTAAAATGGTGATGATAACTGGGATTTTAATATAACATTCTTAAAATTGTTTctgcaaatatttgctgagcaccAGGAATACAGAGGTGAAATGAGATGTATATTTCCTAACCTCAAAAAACACAAGGTCAGAGAGAGGGGACATTTATGCAAATAATTACGCAGTATGATCAGGGCTACAAAAGGAGTGTGTGCAAGGAAAGATGAGTGTTTGAGTATCTCTGTGTGTAAGTGTGTAGGGGAGAGTGTCAAGATGTCTTTCCTGATCCTTGTGTATTTAAAACTGGGTTGAAAGCTGAGGGGAGTAAGGTGAACCAAGACTATTACCAGCTATTTGTGATTTCTGGGTAGACAAGACCTGCATCACCTAAACCAGAGATTCTCAATCCTGGTTTCATATAATAATGCCTGGGGAGCTGTTGCAAAATGCTAATCCCCAAGCTCCATCCCAGACCAATAAAGTAGAATCTTCTAGTAGGCTgcagggctgagaaccactggcctTAACCTAAAAAAGCTTTGCATGTTTCCTAGAATGCGGTCTGGTTCAATAGGTTCTCAGGGCTCCATGGAACAGCAGGCTCCCGGCACGCAGGCAGCCTGAATTTCTGACATCATAACTTCATCTTCCCCACTCCAATCTGGAAGGAGAATTTTATTCTTCACCtattctaggatttttttttttttttttttcccagcttgaACAGAGAAACAAGGAACCGGGAGCTAGTGAGAATCACTGTGGAAAACCAGGGCATTCTGAAGAGGCTTGGTGATCGCAAACCACACTATGACCGCAAGTCGTCAGAGTTAGATTGGCAGGCACGTGGGTACTCTGTGATAGTTTTATTCACTCACAGAATCTGGCTGTGTTCAGAGGAGAGTCAGTCTCAGGAGAGACCCCTGATTGTTGGAGGACAAAATCATGAGGAATGTAACAATCTGTAAGAGAAAAACTGCCCAGAGCCTACAAATCTAACAACAGGAGCAAACCTTTCACCAGCTAAGGACATCTCCTTGGTAGCAAAGCCATTATGTGACAGCTTCAGAAAATATCTGGTAACATCTTCCCTCATCCCTTAATTCATTTAGGTTGAATGAGCAAGCAAAGAAGATGAAGAGTATACAATTCAGTATGTGGTTGATTTGTTTCATGTAGGGACAATCCtgcaagagggggaaaaaagccatCTGGAGTGTTTTTATAAACTTCCACTCTCTGGCTTTGGTCTGTAAGCCTTTCTAAGCCCCATAGGATTTAGAACCTCAACTTTCACACCAGCACCTGGGCACTGACAtaaatctttctgatttttttttcccttcaagaaTTCAAGACGCTATATCAGAAATACAACCAGATATCTTCTCTCCCGAGATAAATAGGTATGTCTTCACATGGCTGCCCTTTATCAGAGAACATGGTGATCCCAGTTGATGCCAAAGCCCTAAAATCCATGTAGATGGAGAACAAGGGGCCCAACCAAGGGGCGAATTTTGCTGTTCTGTAATATTGATTGGCCATCCATGCGGGGACTAGAGTTCCGTCTTTGTTTCCTCTCTCCATATAAGTAGGAAATGACTGCCTTTTGTCACCAGCTTTGAGGCTTTATGTGAGTCTAAGGGGAAGTGATTTGTTTCAGTAAGACATAAACAGGAGGTCTTTAATGTTATGCTGAAGTTACATTACGGGTCTCTGTCACTGTTCAAAAGTACTATTGTGTTGGCATTTtgtattatttcatattattagTAATGACTTAAGTTTCCCTGCCCTGTTGCTGCCCCTAGGGAGAAGGATAAATGGACTTTCGGGCTTTTCAAAGAATAATTCTGTATAATTGATGGCTCtccatttctctccctctcctctccttgaATGCAAGGTTATTCACCATGGATAAAACAAGAGAAGGCCCTAGGATTTCTTAGCTGCTTAGGATTTCAAGGCACTCCTAAGTGGCTGAATGCTCAATCTTAGGATGCTACAATAAAGCTTGGAACACAAAATGAGTAAGTTACATGTAAAATACCCAAAGGCATTAAGTTCCATCCCCACATGGAGACAGAATGGAGCAGGCAGAAGGAAAGATCCAACAAGCACTTTTATTGGGGGCTATGAAAAGTCTTAATGAGACAGAGAAAGTGACAGCTTTCACCAGCATACACCATTACCACCACCCCAAGCAGGAAGAATAGGTTGGGTGAGATGATTCAGTCACAAGCTTAGCTCTgtggaaatggaaaacaaaaagcaCATGAGGAAATTAAAGTTCAGACAACACAGAGAAAAAACACCATTAGTTTCTCTGTGAATACCCAGGATTGGAAAAGAATGCTTCAGTGAGATTTTCATGGACTCTGTTCATTTGTAGGGAGAAGCAAGAttgaaaatgtcaaaaatatctcAAAACACATGACAAGACAATGTTGCATGCCTTCTGGGATTGGTCATGCTGGTTTTGAGCCTTTTTAAACGTTTTATTCTGAAGGAGAGGAGATCTTATATGTTCTtatcagaaataaatgttttattttaaaatagagttaCAGGAAGTTACAAATAAATGTATGGTGAGGCCTCCTGCacccttcacccagcttccccCAATGTTAACATCTTATGTAAATATATTACGGTGTCTCTCCAGGAAAGTTGACATTGGTACAATCTGTAGAGCATACACAAATTTCACCACTTATACATGcactcatttgtgtgtgtttgtataactCCATGCTGTTTTTATCACATGTGTGGTTTTGTATTAATACAAACACTTTCAAGACAGTTAACTGTGCCATTATGGAAAATACTGTATCACCCCTTTTGGCCACAGCCAGCCTCTTCCTCTCAGCCCTAAACCCTGGCAATTACTAATATGTTTTCCATCTCTATAAATATGCTATTTCATGAGtgttacataaatggaatcatgcagtatgtaatcattcttttcagatttttttcccactcCATATAATTTCCTTGAGGTTCATCCAGGTTCCATGTGTTgataatttattcctttttattgctgaatggtATTCCATGGGatgaatgtaccacagtttatttaaccatttaCCCATTGCAGGATATTTGGGTAAATTCTAATTTtctgactattgtgaataaagctgctatccACTATTATGCACAAGTTTCTGCATGAAAATAAGTTtgatttctctgggataaatgcctaAGAGTGTACTTATGGGATTATATGATAAGTCCATTGTAAGAGAAATTACAAAACCATTTTCAGAGTGGTTATaccatttatattcccaccagcaatgagtaagccagttttttcatatCCTCATCAGCATTTGATGTTATCACCATTTTTAGTTTTGGGCATTGTAACATGTGCAGTAACATCTCATGTGGTTTTAACTTGCGtttttctaataattaatgaagttgaacatctttcatatgtttatttgctaTCTGCATATGCTCTTTGGTGAAATATTGGtacatttgcccattttctaattgtatTGCTCTCTTAATATTGAATTTTGAGATTTCTTTACACATTCTACACTCAAGTCCTTGGTGTTGGATATGTGATctgcaaaatattttctctgtaatttgtcttttcatctttcacAGTGTAAAGCATTTAAATTTTGATGTCATTCAATTCATCAATGATGAGcttgttctgtatcttgactctGTTATGCCCATCTCCTGGCTGTGATACTGTGTGTAGTTTTGCCAAGTGCTATCATGGGGAAACTGAGTAAACGGTACACAGggtctctctgtattatttctttcacACATGTCAATGTATAAttacctcaaaataaaaagtttaaagaaaaaaatcagtgtgt
Protein-coding regions in this window:
- the CFAP97D1 gene encoding sperm axonemal maintenance protein CFAP97D1, whose translation is MNNSLDYLAYPVIVSNHRQSTSFRKKLDFGHYAFHKNRIQIVKPTVDTKPPAAHTHHILKLSKLQGEQKRIDKIEYENKQLCQKIANAHRGPAKVDCWNEYFSKSLNRETRNRELVRITVENQGILKRLGDRKPHYDRKSSELDWQNSRRYIRNTTRYLLSRDK